The Mycolicibacterium flavescens genome has a segment encoding these proteins:
- the rpmE gene encoding LSU ribosomal protein L31P — MKTGIHPDYVETTVHCGCGHTFTTRSTKQSGQIHVEVCSQCHPFYTGKQKILDSGGRVARFEKRYGKRTGASAATGKTEAAADNADKGSADK, encoded by the coding sequence ATGAAAACGGGTATTCACCCTGATTACGTAGAGACCACGGTGCACTGCGGCTGTGGCCACACGTTCACCACGCGCAGCACCAAGCAGAGCGGACAGATTCACGTCGAGGTCTGCTCGCAGTGCCATCCCTTCTATACCGGCAAGCAGAAGATCCTGGACAGCGGCGGCCGGGTGGCGCGCTTCGAGAAGCGCTACGGCAAGCGCACCGGGGCGAGCGCAGCGACGGGAAAAACCGAGGCCGCGGCCGACAACGCCGACAAAGGCTCAGCGGACAAGTAG
- the wecA gene encoding UDP-N-acetylmuramyl pentapeptide phosphotransferase/UDP-N-acetylglucosamine-1-phosphate transferase → MQYGSPVVYATDTLLALNDRGAGVPIRELALVGLTAAIITYFATGWVRVMARRFGAVAIPRDRDVHAQPIPRMGGLAMYIGVAFAVLLASQLPALTRGFVYSTGMPAVVVAGGLIMVVGLIDDRWGLDSLTKFAGQITAASVLVTMGVAWSVLYIPIGGVGTIVLDQVSSILLTLALTVSIVNAMNFIDGLDGLAAGLGLITASAICIFSVGLLRDHGGDVLFYPPAVISVVLAGVCLGFLPHNFHPARIFMGDSGSMLIGLMLAAAATTAAGPISQTAYGVRDVFALLSPFLLVVAVMFVPALDTLLAIIRRTRAGVHFTTPDKMHLHHRLLQIGHSHRRVVLVIYLWVAIVCFGAASTIFIDPRYSGAVMLAAILVAVVVTLIPLLRRRNGQFQPMYDEK, encoded by the coding sequence GTGCAGTACGGTTCACCGGTGGTCTACGCCACCGACACGCTGCTGGCACTCAACGATCGCGGTGCGGGCGTACCGATCCGGGAGCTCGCGCTGGTCGGTCTGACGGCCGCGATCATCACCTACTTCGCGACCGGGTGGGTCAGGGTCATGGCGCGTCGCTTCGGTGCCGTCGCGATCCCGCGCGACCGAGACGTGCACGCGCAACCCATCCCGCGGATGGGCGGGCTCGCCATGTACATCGGCGTCGCGTTCGCTGTCCTGCTGGCCTCCCAACTGCCTGCGCTGACGCGGGGATTCGTCTACTCGACGGGCATGCCCGCGGTAGTCGTCGCCGGCGGGCTGATCATGGTCGTCGGCCTGATCGACGACCGCTGGGGCCTGGACTCGCTGACGAAGTTCGCCGGTCAGATCACCGCGGCGAGTGTGCTCGTCACCATGGGGGTGGCGTGGAGCGTGCTCTACATCCCGATCGGCGGCGTCGGCACCATCGTCTTGGATCAGGTGTCGTCGATCCTGCTGACGCTGGCCCTGACGGTGTCGATCGTCAACGCGATGAACTTCATCGACGGGCTCGACGGGCTCGCGGCCGGCCTCGGGCTGATCACCGCATCGGCGATCTGCATCTTCTCCGTCGGGCTGCTGCGCGACCACGGCGGCGATGTCCTGTTCTATCCGCCTGCGGTGATCTCGGTGGTGCTGGCCGGGGTGTGCCTCGGGTTCCTGCCGCACAACTTCCACCCCGCCAGGATCTTCATGGGCGACTCCGGGTCGATGCTGATCGGCCTGATGCTGGCGGCGGCGGCCACCACCGCCGCGGGCCCCATCTCGCAGACGGCGTACGGGGTGCGCGACGTCTTCGCGCTGCTGTCGCCGTTCCTGCTCGTGGTCGCGGTGATGTTCGTGCCCGCGCTCGACACCCTGCTGGCGATCATCCGGCGTACCCGCGCGGGCGTGCATTTCACGACACCGGACAAGATGCACCTGCATCACCGGTTGCTCCAGATCGGTCATTCGCACCGGCGAGTCGTCCTGGTGATCTATCTGTGGGTGGCCATCGTCTGCTTCGGTGCGGCCAGCACGATCTTCATCGATCCGCGCTACAGCGGAGCCGTCATGCTGGCCGCGATTCTCGTCGCCGTCGTCGTGACCCTGATCCCTCTTCTCCGTCGACGAAACGGCCAATTCCAGCCGATGTACGACGAAAAGTAG
- the prfA gene encoding peptide chain release factor 1 has translation MARAQSPTQSGGAIDTLLAEHADLERQLSDPDLHADAARARKVSKRFAQVSPIVATYRKLEAARGDLEAARELVADDPSFAAEVDELVGTVEQLDTQLTDLLAPRDPHDADDIVLEVKSGEGGEESALFAADLARMYIRYAERHGWTVTVLDETFSDLGGYKDATLSIRSKGDSADGVWSRLKFEGGVHRVQRVPVTESQGRVHTSAAGVLVYPEPEEIEEVQIDESDLRVDVYRSSGKGGQGVNTTDSAVRITHLPTGIVVTCQNERSQLQNKARAMQVLAARLQAMAEEQAQADASADRASQIRTVDRSERIRTYNFPENRIADHRINFKAHNLDQVLDGDLDDLFDALAAADKQARLQAT, from the coding sequence ATGGCTCGCGCGCAGTCCCCGACTCAGTCGGGAGGAGCGATCGACACGCTGCTGGCCGAGCATGCCGACCTCGAACGCCAACTCAGCGATCCGGACCTGCACGCCGACGCCGCCCGCGCCCGCAAAGTAAGTAAGCGCTTCGCGCAGGTGTCGCCGATCGTCGCGACGTACCGCAAGCTCGAGGCGGCCCGCGGCGACCTAGAGGCGGCACGGGAGCTGGTCGCCGACGACCCGTCGTTCGCGGCCGAGGTCGACGAGCTGGTGGGCACCGTCGAGCAGCTCGACACCCAGCTGACCGATCTGCTCGCACCCCGCGACCCGCACGACGCCGACGACATCGTCCTCGAGGTCAAGTCGGGGGAGGGCGGCGAGGAGTCCGCGCTGTTCGCCGCCGACCTGGCCCGGATGTACATCCGTTACGCCGAGCGCCACGGCTGGACCGTCACTGTGCTCGACGAGACCTTCTCCGACCTCGGCGGCTACAAGGACGCCACGCTGTCCATCCGGAGCAAGGGTGACTCGGCCGACGGCGTGTGGTCGCGGCTGAAGTTCGAAGGCGGCGTGCACCGGGTGCAACGCGTCCCGGTCACCGAGTCGCAGGGCCGCGTGCACACCTCCGCGGCCGGAGTGCTCGTCTACCCCGAACCCGAGGAGATCGAGGAGGTGCAGATCGACGAGTCCGATCTGCGCGTCGATGTCTACCGGTCGTCGGGCAAGGGCGGCCAGGGCGTCAACACCACCGACTCCGCGGTGCGCATCACCCACCTGCCCACCGGCATCGTCGTCACCTGTCAGAACGAGCGGTCGCAGCTGCAGAACAAGGCCCGTGCGATGCAGGTGCTCGCCGCGCGGTTGCAGGCGATGGCCGAGGAGCAGGCGCAGGCCGACGCCTCGGCCGACCGCGCCAGCCAGATCCGCACCGTGGACCGCAGCGAGCGCATCCGTACCTACAACTTCCCGGAGAACCGGATCGCCGATCACCGGATCAACTTCAAAGCGCACAACCTCGACCAGGTGCTCGACGGCGACCTCGACGACCTGTTCGACGCGCTGGCCGCCGCCGACAAGCAAGCGAGACTGCAGGCCACATGA
- the atpF gene encoding F0F1 ATP synthase subunit B, producing MADSNVVLLAAEGGGQSNFLIPNGTFIFVLLIFLIVLGVIAKWVVPPISRVLHEREAMVFKTAEDNRRAAQLRAAADADYRNVMADARREATSVREEARAEGRKIVDDARARANAEVSTLLQQANEQLTQQSRALTTDLQSSVETLAANLASRVLGVDVATRTVPVATGRER from the coding sequence ATGGCTGACTCGAACGTCGTTCTGTTGGCGGCTGAGGGAGGCGGTCAGAGCAACTTCCTCATCCCCAACGGCACCTTCATCTTCGTGCTGCTGATCTTTTTGATCGTGCTCGGAGTGATCGCCAAGTGGGTCGTGCCCCCGATTTCTCGGGTCCTGCACGAGCGCGAGGCGATGGTGTTCAAGACGGCCGAGGACAATCGACGGGCAGCCCAACTGAGGGCAGCTGCGGACGCCGACTATCGCAACGTGATGGCGGACGCCCGCCGCGAGGCGACGTCGGTCCGTGAAGAGGCCCGTGCAGAGGGTCGCAAGATCGTCGACGACGCGCGGGCCCGCGCCAACGCGGAAGTCTCGACACTTCTGCAGCAGGCGAACGAACAGCTCACGCAGCAGTCGCGGGCTCTGACGACCGATCTCCAGTCGTCGGTGGAGACGTTGGCCGCCAACCTCGCAAGTCGGGTGCTCGGCGTCGACGTGGCTACGCGCACGGTGCCGGTCGCGACAGGACGGGAGCGCTGA
- the rimN gene encoding translation factor SUA5: MSQLFDCSDADQRESGIASAISALKGGRLVVLPTDTVYGVGADAFDGEAVTALLAAKGRGRDMPVPVLVGSWHTIEGLVYNVPNSARELIRAFWPGALSLVVRQAPSLHWDLGDAHGTVMLRMPLHPVAIELLRAVGPMAVSSANVSGQPPAVTAEAAREQLGEQVEVYLEAGPSERQAASTIVDLTGAHPRLLREGPVGVEAIATVLGVEPTTLTD, encoded by the coding sequence ATGAGTCAGTTGTTCGACTGCTCCGACGCCGACCAGCGTGAGTCCGGTATCGCGTCGGCGATCAGCGCGCTCAAAGGCGGCCGTCTGGTCGTGTTACCGACGGACACCGTCTACGGCGTCGGCGCCGACGCATTCGACGGTGAAGCCGTCACCGCCCTGCTCGCCGCCAAGGGGCGCGGCCGTGACATGCCGGTGCCCGTCCTGGTCGGTTCGTGGCACACGATCGAGGGCCTGGTCTACAACGTGCCGAACAGCGCACGCGAACTCATCCGCGCCTTCTGGCCGGGCGCGCTGAGCTTGGTGGTACGCCAGGCGCCGTCGCTGCATTGGGACCTCGGCGATGCACACGGAACCGTGATGCTGCGCATGCCGTTGCATCCGGTGGCCATCGAACTGCTGCGCGCAGTCGGGCCGATGGCGGTCTCGAGTGCCAACGTCTCCGGACAACCCCCGGCCGTCACCGCAGAAGCGGCGCGCGAACAACTCGGCGAGCAAGTCGAGGTGTACCTGGAAGCAGGGCCATCCGAGCGGCAGGCCGCGTCGACGATCGTCGACCTCACCGGCGCACACCCCCGCCTGCTACGCGAAGGCCCGGTCGGTGTGGAGGCGATCGCGACCGTGCTCGGTGTCGAGCCGACGACTTTGACGGACTGA
- a CDS encoding ATP synthase I chain, whose translation MTTPAQDAPLVLPSVAFRPLRLSVICFALTVLATVATALLGHPMVGIFFGIGLGLGLFNAILVRRSALRITAHAHPLKSKMAVNSAVRLMVLTVIGLVIAFAFRPEGLGVVFGMALFQMLLVFTTAVPVARKLRAGSPTDTVGSQGEATQ comes from the coding sequence GTGACGACGCCAGCGCAAGATGCGCCATTGGTGTTGCCATCCGTTGCGTTCCGCCCGTTACGGCTCTCGGTGATCTGCTTTGCGCTGACCGTGCTCGCCACGGTGGCAACCGCCCTGCTCGGCCATCCGATGGTCGGAATCTTCTTCGGCATCGGCTTGGGCCTCGGCTTGTTCAACGCAATTCTGGTACGACGATCGGCCCTGCGGATCACCGCCCACGCTCACCCGCTGAAGAGCAAAATGGCCGTGAACTCCGCCGTCCGCTTGATGGTCCTGACGGTGATCGGCCTGGTGATCGCATTTGCGTTCCGGCCCGAGGGACTGGGTGTGGTCTTCGGAATGGCGTTGTTCCAGATGCTGCTCGTGTTCACGACCGCCGTGCCCGTTGCGCGGAAACTGCGCGCAGGCAGCCCGACTGACACCGTTGGATCCCAAGGGGAGGCCACCCAGTAA
- the atpB gene encoding F0F1 ATP synthase subunit A, producing MTETILAADSGIHVGTHTEANWFGLTVNTDTLLSASIAAVIVLALAFYLRAKVTSSGVPSGVQLFWEAITVQVRNQVESAIGMKIAPFVLPLAVTLFVYILIANWLSVFPWQYSDETGIHELLKPAAADINFVLALGLFVFICYHAAGFWRRGPLGHPVRLLKGHVSFLAPINLVEELAKPVSLSLRLFGNVFAGGIMVTIIALFPAYILWAPNALWKSFELFIGAIQAFIFALLTILYFGQSMELEDEHH from the coding sequence ATGACCGAAACCATCCTCGCCGCCGACTCCGGAATTCACGTCGGCACGCATACCGAGGCCAATTGGTTTGGGCTGACTGTCAACACCGATACGTTGCTCTCCGCGTCGATCGCCGCGGTGATCGTGCTGGCGCTCGCGTTCTACCTGCGCGCGAAGGTGACGTCGAGCGGTGTGCCCAGCGGAGTGCAGCTCTTCTGGGAAGCCATCACCGTCCAGGTGCGCAACCAGGTCGAGTCCGCGATCGGTATGAAGATCGCGCCGTTCGTGCTGCCTCTCGCGGTGACGCTGTTCGTCTACATCCTGATCGCGAACTGGCTGTCGGTCTTTCCGTGGCAGTACAGCGACGAGACCGGGATTCACGAACTGCTCAAACCCGCGGCCGCCGACATCAACTTTGTGTTGGCGCTCGGCCTGTTCGTATTCATCTGCTACCACGCCGCCGGGTTCTGGCGCCGCGGTCCGCTCGGCCACCCCGTGCGACTGCTCAAGGGGCACGTGTCGTTCCTCGCCCCGATCAACCTCGTCGAAGAGCTCGCCAAGCCAGTCTCGTTGTCACTCCGACTTTTCGGCAACGTCTTCGCCGGCGGCATCATGGTCACGATCATCGCCCTGTTTCCGGCATACATTCTGTGGGCACCGAATGCCCTATGGAAGTCGTTCGAATTGTTCATCGGCGCCATCCAGGCGTTCATCTTCGCGCTGCTGACGATCTTGTACTTCGGTCAGTCGATGGAGCTTGAGGATGAACATCACTGA
- the prmC_2 gene encoding protein-(glutamine-N5) methyltransferase, release factor-specific, which translates to MTRPSPAPASTTLSQTIDAAATVLAEAGVATPRVDAELLAAHVLGTDRGRLRFIEAGPEFAQRYDDLIARRARRVPLQHLVGTAAFGPVDVHVGPGVFIPRPETEALLEWALAQRLPDAPVIVDLCTGSGALALALAHDRPDARIIAVDDSESALQYARRNLAGTAVEVVCADVTVPALLPELDGSVDLVVANPPYIPDGAQLEPEVAEHDPAHALFGGPDGMRVIGAIVGLAGRWLRTGGLVAVEHDDTTSDRTVERFSHATRFVDITARHDLTGRPRFVTARRTR; encoded by the coding sequence ATGACCCGGCCCAGCCCGGCGCCGGCATCCACCACGCTGAGCCAGACCATCGACGCCGCCGCGACGGTGCTGGCCGAAGCGGGTGTCGCCACGCCGCGCGTCGACGCCGAACTGCTGGCCGCGCACGTGTTGGGCACCGACCGGGGCCGTCTGCGGTTCATCGAGGCCGGACCTGAGTTCGCGCAACGATACGACGATCTCATCGCCCGGCGCGCCCGGCGCGTCCCGCTGCAGCATCTGGTCGGCACCGCCGCGTTCGGACCGGTCGACGTGCACGTCGGCCCTGGTGTGTTCATCCCGCGCCCCGAGACCGAAGCCTTGCTGGAATGGGCTCTGGCGCAACGGTTGCCCGATGCCCCGGTGATCGTCGACCTGTGCACGGGCAGCGGTGCGCTGGCGCTTGCGCTGGCGCATGACCGGCCCGACGCGCGCATCATCGCCGTCGACGACTCGGAGTCGGCGCTCCAATACGCGCGACGCAATCTCGCCGGAACGGCCGTCGAGGTGGTCTGCGCCGATGTGACCGTACCCGCGCTGCTGCCCGAACTCGACGGCTCGGTCGACCTCGTCGTCGCGAACCCGCCCTACATTCCCGACGGTGCGCAGCTGGAACCCGAAGTGGCCGAACATGATCCGGCCCACGCATTGTTCGGGGGACCGGACGGGATGCGAGTGATCGGGGCGATCGTCGGCCTGGCGGGCCGGTGGCTGCGCACCGGCGGGCTTGTGGCCGTCGAGCACGACGACACGACGTCGGACCGCACCGTCGAGCGGTTCAGCCACGCAACGCGCTTCGTCGACATCACCGCCCGGCACGACCTCACCGGGCGGCCACGGTTCGTGACCGCGCGGAGGACCAGATGA
- the atpFH gene encoding F0F1 ATP synthase subunit delta produces the protein MSTFIGQLIGFVLIVFLIVKFVVPPVRNMMRTQQETIRDQLTEHAEAEKKVADADTEHARALEQAKAEAAQVIEEARRDAEIIAQQLRAQADVELERIKTLGAQQVQLLRQQLVRELRQSLGAESVQRAGDLVRDFVSDSSEQSATVDRFLAELDEMAPSTTTFTDVVTAKLRAASRDSLAQLVERFDGVADGLDGDALTRLADDLASTSKLLRREPVLSRHLADPSSADEPKVRLVERLLSGQVSDSALDLVKTAVSQRWSATSDLIHSIQHVARLALLVRAEGEGQIEDVEDQLFRFSRILDSEPRLISLLGEYTAPLEGRIGLLNNVLGRRASKNTADLLRQTLDLLHGERADEAVRELANLAVSRRGEVVAQVRAAAELSDTQSERLTELLTRIYDRPVSIQLDVNPELLGGLTIAVGDEVIDGSLASKLAAAETRLPD, from the coding sequence ATGTCGACCTTTATCGGCCAGCTCATCGGCTTCGTCCTCATTGTGTTCCTGATCGTGAAGTTTGTCGTGCCGCCGGTGCGCAACATGATGAGGACCCAGCAGGAGACGATCCGCGATCAGCTCACCGAACACGCCGAGGCCGAGAAGAAGGTGGCCGACGCCGATACCGAGCACGCAAGAGCTCTGGAACAGGCCAAGGCCGAGGCTGCACAGGTGATCGAAGAGGCCCGCAGGGACGCCGAGATCATCGCCCAGCAACTGCGCGCGCAGGCCGACGTCGAGCTGGAGCGCATCAAGACGCTAGGGGCGCAACAGGTTCAGCTTCTGCGCCAGCAGCTCGTTCGCGAGCTCCGGCAGAGCCTCGGTGCCGAATCGGTGCAGCGGGCAGGCGACCTGGTGCGCGACTTCGTCTCCGATAGCTCCGAACAATCCGCGACTGTCGACCGCTTCCTTGCCGAGCTCGACGAGATGGCCCCGTCGACGACGACGTTCACCGACGTCGTGACGGCGAAGCTGCGTGCCGCCAGCCGCGACTCCCTGGCTCAGCTGGTCGAGCGGTTCGACGGGGTGGCCGACGGTCTGGACGGGGACGCGCTGACGCGGCTGGCCGACGATCTCGCGTCCACCTCGAAACTGTTGCGCCGCGAGCCTGTGCTCTCCCGGCATCTGGCCGATCCCTCCAGCGCTGACGAGCCCAAGGTTCGGCTCGTCGAGCGGCTGCTCTCGGGCCAGGTCTCCGACTCTGCGCTCGACCTGGTCAAAACCGCTGTGTCGCAGCGGTGGTCGGCCACCTCCGATCTGATTCACAGCATCCAGCACGTCGCCCGGCTGGCGCTTCTTGTGCGAGCCGAGGGGGAGGGTCAGATCGAGGACGTCGAAGATCAGCTGTTCCGGTTCAGCCGCATCCTCGATTCCGAGCCGCGCCTGATCTCGTTGCTGGGCGAGTACACCGCCCCGCTCGAGGGACGAATCGGGTTGCTGAACAACGTGCTTGGGCGACGGGCGAGCAAGAACACCGCCGACCTGCTGCGTCAGACGCTCGATCTGCTGCACGGGGAGCGCGCCGACGAGGCCGTTCGCGAACTGGCGAACCTGGCCGTCTCGCGGCGCGGCGAGGTCGTGGCGCAGGTTCGCGCGGCCGCTGAGCTCAGCGACACCCAGAGCGAGCGGCTCACCGAACTGCTCACCCGTATCTACGACCGGCCGGTGTCGATTCAGCTCGACGTCAACCCCGAACTGCTCGGCGGCCTGACGATCGCCGTCGGCGACGAGGTGATCGACGGCTCGCTGGCGTCGAAGCTGGCGGCGGCCGAGACCCGTTTACCCGACTGA
- a CDS encoding F0F1 ATP synthase subunit C gives MDPTIAAGALIGGGLLLGGGAIGAAIGDGVVGSALVNGVARQPEAQGRLFVPFFITVGLVEAMYFINLAFMALFVFATPVGG, from the coding sequence ATGGATCCCACTATCGCTGCCGGAGCGCTCATCGGCGGTGGACTTCTTCTGGGCGGCGGCGCCATCGGTGCTGCGATCGGCGACGGTGTCGTCGGTAGCGCTCTGGTCAACGGCGTAGCCCGCCAGCCTGAAGCTCAGGGTCGTCTGTTCGTGCCGTTCTTCATCACGGTGGGTCTGGTGGAGGCCATGTACTTCATCAACCTGGCGTTCATGGCGCTGTTCGTGTTCGCCACGCCGGTCGGAGGTTAA
- a CDS encoding acyl-CoA synthetase: MADTLQQLLNERADRDTVAIRYGDRAWTYRQYVAEAKTQAAALIGAADQDRPLHVGVLLGNTPDMLIALAAAGLGGYVVCGINTTRRGEALARDVAKVHCQFLITDAEHRPLLDGLDLPGVTVLDTSTTAWSDFLATATTCVAHREAAVEDTFMMIFTSGTSGEPKAVQVANLMVLFAGNALVEKFELTERDVCYLSMPMFHSNAVVGGWAPALVAGAAMVPAKFSASRFLADIRRHGVTYMNYVGKPLAYVLATPEQPDDRDNPLRVAFGNEATDRDIEQFSRRFDVTVDDGFGSTENAVIITRTPDTPKGSIGQGFPGVAIYNSDTVTECPVAEFDENGALTNADLAIGELVNTDGSGLFRGYYNDREATDERMRHGMYWSGDLAYRDADGYIYLAGRTADWMRVDGENLATAPIERILLRLPAINRVAVYPVPDELVGDQVMAALVLQDDADLDPETFEHFLAAQRDLSPKAWPRYVWLADDLPSTATNKILKRELVARGVTPDGRTLWRRDGSRYQPV, from the coding sequence ATGGCGGACACGCTCCAGCAGCTGCTCAACGAGCGTGCCGACCGCGACACCGTCGCCATCCGGTACGGCGACCGAGCCTGGACGTACCGCCAGTACGTCGCCGAGGCCAAGACGCAGGCCGCCGCGCTCATCGGGGCCGCCGACCAGGACCGTCCCCTGCACGTCGGCGTCCTGCTCGGCAACACCCCCGACATGCTGATCGCGCTGGCTGCGGCCGGCCTCGGGGGCTATGTCGTATGCGGTATCAACACCACACGCCGCGGTGAGGCCCTGGCGCGCGACGTCGCCAAGGTGCACTGCCAGTTCCTGATCACCGACGCCGAGCACCGTCCGCTGCTCGACGGCCTGGACCTGCCGGGGGTCACGGTGCTCGACACCTCCACCACCGCCTGGTCCGATTTCCTGGCCACCGCGACGACATGCGTTGCGCACCGGGAAGCCGCGGTCGAGGACACATTCATGATGATCTTCACGTCCGGCACCAGCGGCGAGCCCAAAGCGGTCCAGGTCGCCAACCTGATGGTGCTGTTCGCGGGCAACGCCCTGGTCGAGAAGTTCGAACTCACCGAGCGCGACGTCTGCTACCTGTCGATGCCGATGTTCCATTCGAACGCCGTGGTGGGCGGATGGGCACCCGCACTCGTCGCCGGGGCCGCGATGGTGCCCGCCAAGTTCTCCGCGTCCCGGTTCCTGGCCGACATCCGACGCCACGGCGTGACCTACATGAACTACGTGGGCAAACCGTTGGCCTACGTGCTGGCCACACCCGAGCAGCCCGACGATCGCGACAACCCGCTGCGCGTCGCATTCGGCAACGAGGCCACCGACCGCGACATCGAGCAGTTCAGCCGACGCTTCGACGTCACCGTCGACGACGGCTTCGGCTCGACCGAGAACGCCGTGATCATCACCCGCACCCCCGACACACCGAAAGGGTCGATCGGACAAGGCTTTCCAGGCGTGGCAATCTACAACAGCGACACGGTCACCGAGTGCCCGGTGGCGGAGTTCGACGAGAACGGCGCATTGACCAACGCCGATTTGGCGATCGGCGAACTCGTCAACACCGACGGCAGCGGCCTGTTCCGCGGCTACTACAACGACAGGGAAGCCACCGACGAGCGGATGCGCCACGGCATGTACTGGTCGGGTGATCTGGCCTACCGCGACGCCGACGGCTACATCTACCTGGCCGGGCGCACGGCCGACTGGATGCGGGTCGACGGCGAGAACCTCGCGACCGCGCCGATCGAGCGGATCCTGCTGCGGTTGCCGGCGATCAACCGCGTCGCGGTCTATCCGGTGCCCGACGAACTCGTCGGCGACCAGGTGATGGCCGCCCTGGTGCTGCAGGACGACGCCGACCTCGATCCGGAGACGTTCGAGCATTTCCTGGCAGCCCAGCGGGACCTCTCGCCGAAGGCCTGGCCGCGCTACGTGTGGTTGGCCGACGACCTGCCCAGCACCGCAACCAACAAGATCCTCAAGCGTGAGCTCGTGGCGCGAGGAGTCACACCCGACGGCAGGACGCTGTGGCGGCGCGACGGCAGCAGGTACCAGCCTGTCTAG